One segment of Rubripirellula amarantea DNA contains the following:
- a CDS encoding pseudouridine synthase: MAPKPKSRPSSKANSSGPQRLQRVLASAGYGSRRQCEQLIEDGRVEVDSETVTKQGVSVDLETQKVRVDGVLLKKQKLVYYAVNKPTGVVTTNRDPQGRPRVVDLVPPSERVFAVGRLDRSSEGLILLTNDGELAQRLTHPKFGIRKIYRVVVAGKVEGETMKKMRQGIYISDGFVQVEGAKILKAKARATEMEITLREGKNREIRRILARLGHKVQQLQRIAVGPLRLGDIPVGAHRLLMRDEVDKLWAAVEAAEKQHEREATENTDAQTPRRKTARPKSSTRSTSTRTQGNGPRKKSVKKTSGSVRPGTKKARTKEKPTADPLSFLPATGSKRTGAVIGGDSSPDPKPAKVKKAKTGRKPTRANPTGAASGRNFNKKSARRKKR; the protein is encoded by the coding sequence ATGGCCCCCAAACCCAAATCCCGTCCGTCTTCGAAGGCCAACTCGTCTGGCCCCCAACGTCTGCAACGAGTATTGGCATCCGCCGGATATGGCTCGCGACGACAATGCGAACAACTAATCGAAGACGGTCGCGTCGAGGTTGATTCAGAAACGGTCACCAAGCAGGGCGTCTCGGTCGATTTGGAAACGCAAAAGGTGCGTGTCGATGGCGTGCTTCTGAAGAAACAAAAGCTTGTCTATTACGCCGTCAATAAGCCGACTGGAGTGGTCACCACCAACCGAGACCCGCAGGGGCGTCCGAGGGTGGTGGATTTGGTTCCGCCGAGCGAACGGGTGTTCGCGGTGGGACGCCTCGACCGCAGCAGTGAAGGTTTGATCCTGCTGACCAACGACGGCGAACTTGCTCAACGGTTAACGCACCCCAAGTTTGGAATCCGAAAGATCTACCGCGTCGTTGTAGCGGGTAAGGTCGAAGGCGAAACGATGAAGAAGATGCGGCAAGGCATCTACATCTCGGACGGATTTGTGCAGGTCGAGGGCGCCAAGATCCTAAAGGCAAAAGCTCGCGCAACGGAAATGGAAATCACGCTGCGTGAAGGCAAGAATCGCGAAATTCGCCGCATCTTGGCTCGGCTTGGACACAAGGTTCAACAACTGCAACGAATCGCTGTTGGCCCGCTACGCCTAGGTGACATTCCCGTCGGTGCGCACCGTTTGCTAATGCGCGACGAAGTTGACAAGTTGTGGGCAGCAGTCGAGGCAGCCGAGAAACAACATGAGCGCGAAGCGACCGAAAACACCGATGCGCAAACGCCCCGACGAAAGACGGCGCGACCTAAGAGCAGCACGCGATCGACTTCCACTCGTACTCAAGGCAATGGCCCTCGCAAAAAGTCCGTCAAAAAGACTTCCGGCTCAGTTCGTCCTGGAACCAAGAAAGCTCGCACGAAAGAAAAGCCCACCGCAGATCCGCTGTCCTTCTTGCCAGCGACGGGATCCAAACGTACTGGGGCAGTGATCGGCGGCGACTCATCCCCAGATCCGAAGCCGGCCAAGGTTAAGAAAGCTAAGACGGGAAGAAAGCCGACGCGAGCCAATCCAACGGGTGCGGCCAGCGGACGGAACTTCAATAAGAAATCCGCACGTCGAAAAAAGAGATAG
- a CDS encoding sensor histidine kinase, translating into MVSPSDPVELERLRIGHEIHDAVLPFIFASSAGITRLLEDAKGRLEQDDLDQLHQVAQWLDEAMQTGRRLLTEIYPPALDSTTWDRAAADTLARLYQTLPTIKWDVADTDDGQTSPVALASYRITVEACRNAIRHGRAKNISVFFHRGSDRDYLLTITDDGEGFDPTLDREGHFGIAAMKSRAEVMGGDLAIESTPGGPTTVRVKLPCD; encoded by the coding sequence TTGGTTAGTCCAAGCGACCCGGTTGAACTTGAACGGCTTCGGATCGGACATGAAATCCACGATGCCGTGCTGCCGTTTATTTTTGCATCGTCGGCCGGTATCACTCGACTGCTTGAAGACGCCAAGGGCCGACTCGAACAAGATGATCTTGATCAATTGCATCAAGTCGCACAGTGGCTTGATGAAGCGATGCAAACGGGGCGTCGGTTACTAACCGAGATCTATCCGCCCGCCTTGGACTCCACGACGTGGGACAGGGCTGCTGCCGATACGTTAGCTCGACTTTATCAAACACTGCCAACGATCAAGTGGGACGTTGCCGACACCGACGACGGCCAAACTTCGCCTGTTGCGTTAGCTAGTTATCGAATCACGGTCGAAGCGTGTCGCAATGCAATTAGGCATGGCCGAGCAAAGAACATCTCAGTGTTCTTTCATCGCGGATCCGATCGTGATTATTTGCTCACCATCACTGACGATGGGGAAGGCTTTGATCCCACTCTCGATCGCGAAGGGCATTTTGGGATCGCAGCCATGAAGAGCCGCGCCGAGGTCATGGGCGGTGATTTAGCGATCGAATCAACGCCCGGCGGTCCGACGACGGTTCGCGTCAAATTGCCGTGCGATTGA
- a CDS encoding dihydroorotate dehydrogenase electron transfer subunit: MTKLHADYYADSMTQVRTTIVLNEQIAESTFRLRVEAAPIAANAVPGQFVMIRMAGINAPLIGRALAIYDILDNDQGEPTYVDVIYLRKGALTTPLSSASVGTPIDLWGPLGNGFSNRDCQTLIMAVGGIGQTPMLLLGREALGDQTFGVQNRASGWAQNAEIIYGARNANLLAGVDDFRKAGFEVTLCTDDGSLGQQALVPDVLKERLTEIQDLSTVRVVTCGPEIMMEKVAQLCESMGVDCQVSMETPMACGIGICFSCVAKVNQDDGEWDYKRTCVEGPIFDACKICWD, encoded by the coding sequence ATGACCAAACTGCACGCCGATTACTACGCCGATTCGATGACTCAAGTGAGGACCACGATAGTCCTCAATGAACAGATTGCCGAATCTACCTTTCGCCTTCGTGTTGAAGCGGCTCCGATTGCCGCCAATGCGGTGCCGGGGCAATTCGTGATGATCCGCATGGCCGGTATCAACGCGCCGCTGATTGGTCGAGCCTTAGCGATCTACGACATTCTTGATAATGACCAAGGTGAACCCACGTATGTGGATGTGATTTATCTGCGGAAGGGTGCACTGACAACACCGCTTTCGTCGGCATCCGTCGGAACCCCGATCGATTTGTGGGGCCCGCTTGGAAACGGATTTTCAAACCGCGATTGCCAAACGCTCATCATGGCGGTCGGCGGCATCGGACAAACTCCGATGCTGTTGCTTGGTCGTGAAGCGCTCGGTGACCAAACCTTTGGGGTCCAGAACCGTGCCTCCGGTTGGGCTCAGAATGCCGAGATCATCTACGGTGCTCGAAACGCCAACTTACTCGCTGGCGTCGATGACTTTCGCAAAGCGGGTTTCGAAGTAACGCTATGCACCGACGATGGATCTTTAGGCCAACAAGCATTGGTGCCAGATGTACTAAAAGAGCGTCTGACTGAGATCCAGGATCTTTCCACCGTCCGTGTGGTCACCTGCGGCCCCGAAATCATGATGGAGAAGGTCGCCCAGCTCTGCGAATCGATGGGCGTTGATTGCCAAGTCTCGATGGAAACACCGATGGCTTGCGGCATCGGTATCTGTTTCAGTTGCGTCGCCAAGGTTAACCAAGACGACGGCGAATGGGATTACAAGCGAACCTGTGTAGAAGGCCCGATCTTTGACGCCTGCAAGATTTGCTGGGATTGA